One genomic region from Streptomyces sp. NBC_01304 encodes:
- the clpS gene encoding ATP-dependent Clp protease adapter ClpS translates to MGQVSVAPDVAPVEIERTESAEEVSVVAEPDVPWVTIVHNDPVNLMSYVTYVFQTYFGYSKDKAHKLMLDVHHKGRACVSSGSREEMERDVQAMHGYGLWATLSQDRN, encoded by the coding sequence ATGGGACAGGTGAGTGTGGCTCCAGATGTGGCTCCCGTAGAGATCGAACGCACCGAATCGGCCGAGGAGGTCTCCGTCGTTGCCGAGCCGGACGTCCCTTGGGTCACGATCGTCCACAACGACCCGGTCAACCTGATGAGCTACGTGACGTATGTCTTCCAGACCTACTTCGGCTATTCGAAGGACAAGGCGCACAAGCTGATGCTCGACGTGCACCACAAGGGCCGCGCCTGCGTCTCCAGCGGGAGCCGCGAGGAGATGGAGCGCGATGTGCAGGCCATGCACGGCTACGGCCTGTGGGCGACGTTGAGCCAGGACCGCAACTGA
- a CDS encoding DUF2017 domain-containing protein, whose translation MAGHFEPIPGGGAAVALDEVEISILRSLAVQLLELIGPGPGGEISDDPLAELFAEGPSEPPSDPVLQRLFPDAYGDPEVVPDDQLKEYSAEFRRFTENDLRAGKRENALVVVRSLDALSSGGEGGAVLKLSVEESRQWMGTLNDLRLAVASRLDVIADEDTELLYRLPDSDPRKPMVMAYLWLGGLQETLVETLMA comes from the coding sequence ATGGCCGGACACTTCGAGCCGATCCCCGGCGGCGGCGCGGCCGTCGCCCTCGACGAGGTCGAGATCTCCATCCTGCGCTCCCTCGCGGTGCAGCTCCTGGAGCTGATCGGCCCCGGCCCCGGCGGTGAGATCTCCGACGACCCCCTCGCGGAGCTCTTCGCGGAGGGGCCGAGCGAGCCGCCGTCCGACCCGGTCCTGCAACGCCTCTTCCCGGACGCGTACGGCGACCCGGAGGTCGTCCCGGACGACCAACTCAAGGAGTATTCCGCCGAGTTCAGGCGCTTCACGGAGAACGACCTGCGGGCCGGCAAGCGGGAGAACGCCCTCGTGGTCGTACGTTCCCTCGACGCGCTCAGCTCCGGCGGCGAGGGCGGTGCCGTCCTCAAGCTGTCGGTCGAGGAATCCCGGCAGTGGATGGGCACGCTCAACGATCTTCGGCTCGCGGTCGCCTCCCGCCTCGATGTCATCGCCGACGAGGACACGGAGCTGCTCTACCGGCTCCCGGACTCCGACCCGCGCAAGCCGATGGTGATGGCGTACCTCTGGCTCGGCGGGCTGCAGGAGACGCTCGTCGAGACCTTGATGGCCTGA